From the genome of Pelobates fuscus isolate aPelFus1 chromosome 6, aPelFus1.pri, whole genome shotgun sequence, one region includes:
- the ADRM1 gene encoding proteasomal ubiquitin receptor ADRM1 isoform X1 translates to MSSGALFPSLVPGSRGSTSKYLVEFRAGKMSLKGSTVTPDKRKGLVYIQQTDDSLIHFCWKDRTSGNVDDDLIIFPDDCEFKRVTQCTTGRVFVLKFKAGSKRLFFWMQEPKTDKDEENCRKVNEYLNNPPMPGALGGSGSGGHELSALGGEGGLQSLLGNMSHNQLMQLIGPTGLGGLGGLGALTGPGLASLLGSGGPTTSSSSSSSSRSQSAAVTPSSTTSSTRTATAAPVTPAVVPAATPSPAVSSGNGASAAASPTQPIQLSDLQNILATMNVPATGEGGQRVDLATVLTPEIMAPILANAEVQERLMPYLPSGESLPQTAEEIQNTLTSPQFQQALSMFSAALASGQLGPLMSQFGLPAEAVDAANKGDIEAFAKAMQSSSSQKERDSKEKKEEEEDMSLD, encoded by the exons ATGTCATCTGGAGCGCTATTCCCCAGCCTTGTACCAGGCTCCAGGGGGTCTACCAGCAAGTACTTGGTGGAATTCCGAGCTGGTAAGATGTCCTTAAAGGGTAGCACTGTGACACCGGACAAACGGAAGGGCCTTGTCTACATTCAGCAAACGGATGACTCCCTTATTCACTTCTGCTGGAAAGACAGAACTTCTGGAAACGTGGATGAT GACCTGATCATATTCCCAGATGACTGCGAGTTTAAGAGAGTGACACAGTGCACCACTGGACGCGTGTTTGTGTTGAAATTCAAGGCTGGATCCAAGAGACTGTTTTTCTGGATGCAG GAACCAAAGACCGATAAGGATGAGGAGAATTGCCGCAAGGTAAATGAGTACCTGAATAACCCTCCGATGCCCGGTGCTCTAGGGGGAAGTGGCAGTGGAGGTCATGAGCTTTCTGCTCTCGGAG GAGAAGGTGGATTGCAGAGCCTCCTGGGAAACATGAGCCACAACCAACTGATGCAGCTGATTGGACCCACAGGCCTTGGGGGACTAG GAGGCCTGGGAGCCCTGACTGGACCTGGATTGGCCAGTTTACTGGGGAGTGGGGGCCCCACAACAAGCAGCTCATCCTCTAG CAGCTCTCGCAGCCAGTCAGCAGCGGTCACTCCGTCCAGCACCACCTCTTCCACACGGACCGCCACAGCAGCACCAGTCACTCCGGCTGTCGTTCCTGCTGCTACCCCTAGCCCAGCAGTGAGCTCTGGCAACGGGGCCAGCGCAGCAGCAAGCCCCACGCAACCCATCCAGCTGAGTGACCTTCAGAATATCTTGGCTACAATGAATGTGCCGGCCACCGGGGAAGGTGGGCAAAGAG TGGATTTGGCCACTGTGCTCACTCCTGAAATCATGGCTCCTATTCTGGCTAACGCTGAGGTTCAGGAGAGATTGATGCCATACCTGCCATCTGGGGAGTCTCTGCCACAGACTGCAGAAGAGATTCAGAACACACTCACATCCCCTCAGTTCCAGCAG GCCCTGAGTATGTTCAGCGCTGCGCTAGCTTCTGGCCAGCTGGGACCATTGATGAGCCAGTTTGGGCTACCAGCGGAGGCAGTCGATGCAGCCAATAAAGGAG ATATTGAAGCTTTTGCAAAAGCCATGCAGAGCAGTTCTTCCCAGAAAGAGCGCGACTCGAaggaaaagaaagaggaggaagaAGACATGAGCTTAGATTAA
- the ADRM1 gene encoding proteasomal ubiquitin receptor ADRM1 isoform X2, translated as MSSGALFPSLVPGSRGSTSKYLVEFRAGKMSLKGSTVTPDKRKGLVYIQQTDDSLIHFCWKDRTSGNVDDDLIIFPDDCEFKRVTQCTTGRVFVLKFKAGSKRLFFWMQEPKTDKDEENCRKVNEYLNNPPMPGALGGSGSGGHELSALGGEGGLQSLLGNMSHNQLMQLIGPTGLGGLGGLGALTGPGLASLLGSGGPTTSSSSSSSRSQSAAVTPSSTTSSTRTATAAPVTPAVVPAATPSPAVSSGNGASAAASPTQPIQLSDLQNILATMNVPATGEGGQRVDLATVLTPEIMAPILANAEVQERLMPYLPSGESLPQTAEEIQNTLTSPQFQQALSMFSAALASGQLGPLMSQFGLPAEAVDAANKGDIEAFAKAMQSSSSQKERDSKEKKEEEEDMSLD; from the exons ATGTCATCTGGAGCGCTATTCCCCAGCCTTGTACCAGGCTCCAGGGGGTCTACCAGCAAGTACTTGGTGGAATTCCGAGCTGGTAAGATGTCCTTAAAGGGTAGCACTGTGACACCGGACAAACGGAAGGGCCTTGTCTACATTCAGCAAACGGATGACTCCCTTATTCACTTCTGCTGGAAAGACAGAACTTCTGGAAACGTGGATGAT GACCTGATCATATTCCCAGATGACTGCGAGTTTAAGAGAGTGACACAGTGCACCACTGGACGCGTGTTTGTGTTGAAATTCAAGGCTGGATCCAAGAGACTGTTTTTCTGGATGCAG GAACCAAAGACCGATAAGGATGAGGAGAATTGCCGCAAGGTAAATGAGTACCTGAATAACCCTCCGATGCCCGGTGCTCTAGGGGGAAGTGGCAGTGGAGGTCATGAGCTTTCTGCTCTCGGAG GAGAAGGTGGATTGCAGAGCCTCCTGGGAAACATGAGCCACAACCAACTGATGCAGCTGATTGGACCCACAGGCCTTGGGGGACTAG GAGGCCTGGGAGCCCTGACTGGACCTGGATTGGCCAGTTTACTGGGGAGTGGGGGCCCCACAACAAGCAGCTCATCCTCTAG CTCTCGCAGCCAGTCAGCAGCGGTCACTCCGTCCAGCACCACCTCTTCCACACGGACCGCCACAGCAGCACCAGTCACTCCGGCTGTCGTTCCTGCTGCTACCCCTAGCCCAGCAGTGAGCTCTGGCAACGGGGCCAGCGCAGCAGCAAGCCCCACGCAACCCATCCAGCTGAGTGACCTTCAGAATATCTTGGCTACAATGAATGTGCCGGCCACCGGGGAAGGTGGGCAAAGAG TGGATTTGGCCACTGTGCTCACTCCTGAAATCATGGCTCCTATTCTGGCTAACGCTGAGGTTCAGGAGAGATTGATGCCATACCTGCCATCTGGGGAGTCTCTGCCACAGACTGCAGAAGAGATTCAGAACACACTCACATCCCCTCAGTTCCAGCAG GCCCTGAGTATGTTCAGCGCTGCGCTAGCTTCTGGCCAGCTGGGACCATTGATGAGCCAGTTTGGGCTACCAGCGGAGGCAGTCGATGCAGCCAATAAAGGAG ATATTGAAGCTTTTGCAAAAGCCATGCAGAGCAGTTCTTCCCAGAAAGAGCGCGACTCGAaggaaaagaaagaggaggaagaAGACATGAGCTTAGATTAA